The following is a genomic window from Acidimicrobium ferrooxidans DSM 10331.
CAATTCCTCCGGAGTCAGTCGACTGCCAAGCGCGCCGTCAAGCGTCGCGACCACAACGGGCTCGGCTCGGCGCGCCACCGTGCGTCCCGCCTCCGTGATCACCGCATACGTCCCGCGCCGATCGGTCGGGCAGCCACGCCGCACGACCCACTCGGCTTCGACCAGCCGGTCGACTCGCCGCGACAGCGCGCTGCGCGACACCAAGGCAGCATCGGCGAGCTCGGACAGGCGAACCCGTCCCTCGGGAGCGCTGTCGAGGTGGTGGAGCACCAAGAACTCCCCGAGACCGATGCCGCACGCGCTCTCGAGCTCACGATCGAGCAGGTCGACGAGCCGG
Proteins encoded in this region:
- a CDS encoding MarR family winged helix-turn-helix transcriptional regulator, giving the protein MQAVSPSTPVRTAQHPLTREVFGTLLVLQGRLVDLLDRELESACGIGLGEFLVLHHLDSAPEGRVRLSELADAALVSRSALSRRVDRLVEAEWVVRRGCPTDRRGTYAVITEAGRTVARRAEPVVVATLDGALGSRLTPEELRQLGNLLAKALEGVDASD